One genomic segment of Brassica napus cultivar Da-Ae chromosome A3, Da-Ae, whole genome shotgun sequence includes these proteins:
- the LOC125607199 gene encoding uncharacterized mitochondrial protein AtMg00810-like, producing MAYLILYVDDIIVTASTTMLRDTIIQVLKSEFPMTDLGRISSFLGISVKFNDKGLFLNQSTYADDIIKRAGMAECKPCTTPVDLKSKLADDDGKPVANATEYRSLAGALQYLTFTRPDITYAVQ from the coding sequence ATGGCGTATCTAATcctatatgtcgatgacatCATCGTGACGGCTTCCACTACAATGCTACGCGACACGATCATTCAAGTTCTGAAGTCCGAGTTTCCCATGACAGACTTAGGCAGAATAAGTTCTTTTCTTGGCATATCTGTGAAGTTCAACGACAAAGGCCTCTTCTTGAATCAATCCACTTACGCAGACGATATCATCAAACGCGCAGGCATGGCTGAATGCAAACCATGCACGACTCCAGTGGATCTTAAGTCCAAGCTTGCAGACGACGACGGCAAACCAGTCGCGAACGCAACCGAGTATCGCAGCTTGGCAGGGGCGTTGCAGTATCTCACCTTCACTCGCCCAGACATCACTTACGCGGTACAGTAG
- the LOC106376925 gene encoding heat stress transcription factor A-7a, producing the protein MNPFLHRENDPPPSPPKPVEGLHEIGPPPFLIKTFEIVEDPSTDHIVSWNRGGTSFVVWDLHSFSEFLLPRHFKHSNFSSFIRQLNTYGFRKIEAERWEFANEGFLLGQRHLLKSIKRRASFALSSSSIQDPCVELRKEKQLLLMELVSLRQQQETNKSYIKAMEQRIEGAERKQRKMMSFLARAMQSPSFLHQLLKQRDMRVKELEDEAAERGRGSSSVSELEALALEMQGYGKQKNVKEEEDMVVERELDDGFWEELLSNESLASTSSN; encoded by the exons ATGAATCCGTTTCTCCACCGAGAAAATGATCCACCACCGTCACCACCAAAACCAGTTGAAGGGTTGCACGAAATAGGACCGCCTCCGTTTCTGATCAAGACATTCGAGATTGTGGAGGATCCAAGCACAGACCACATCGTGTCTTGGAACAGAGGAGGCACTAGTTTTGTCGTCTGGGATTTGCATTCTTTCTCTGAGTTTCTTCTCCCTCGACACTTCAAACACAGCAACTTCTCAAGCTTCATCAGACAACTCAACACTTAT GGTTTTAGAAAGATAGAAGCAGAGAGATGGGAGTTTGCAAACGAAGGATTCCTCTTGGGACAAAGACATTTACTGAAGAGCATCAAGAGAAGAGCTTCCTTTGCTTTATCGTCCTCATCGATTCAAGATCCTTGCGTAGAGCTTCGTAAGGAGAAGCAGTTGCTGTTGATGGAGCTGGTGAGTCTGAGACAGCAGCAGGAGACCAATAAAAGCTACATCAAAGCAATGGAACAGAGGATTGAAGGAGCAGagaggaaacagaggaagatGATGTCGTTCTTGGCTAGAGCGATGCAGAGCCCTTCGTTTCTGCATCAGCTACTGAAGCAGAGAGATATGAGGGTTAAGGAGCTTGAGGATGAGGCAGCGGAGAGAGGAAGAGGCTCTTCTTCGGTATCGGAGCTGGAAGCTCTGGCTCTAGAGATGCAAGGATATGGAAAGCAGAAGAATGTGAAGGAAGAAGAGGACATGGTGGTCGAGAGAGAGTTGGACGATGGTTTCTGGGAAGAGTTGCTTAGTAATGAGAGTTTGGCTTCGACCTCCTCTAACTAA
- the LOC106376933 gene encoding heat stress transcription factor A-7a, with product MNPFLHRENDPPPSPPKPVEGLHEIGPPPFLIKTFEIVEDPNTDHIVSWNRGGTSFVVWDLHSFSEFLLPRHFKHSNFSSFVRQLNTYGFRKIEAERWEFANEGFLLGQRHLLKSIKRRASFASSSIIQDPCVELRKEKQLLLMELASLRQQQQTARIYIKSMEQRIEGAEKKQRMMMSFLARAFQGPTFLYQLLQERDMRLKEVEVEVEERERGSSVSELEALALEMQGYGRQRNVKEEEDMVVERELDDGFWEELLSNESLASTSSS from the exons ATGAATCCGTTTCTCCACCGAGAAAATGATCCACCACCGTCACCACCAAAACCAGTCGAAGGGTTGCACGAAATAGGACCGCCTCCGTTTCTGATCAAGACATTCGAGATTGTGGAGGATCCAAACACGGACCACATCGTGTCTTGGAACAGAGGAGGCACTAGTTTTGTCGTCTGGGATTTGCATTCTTTCTCTGAGTTCCTTCTCCCTCGACACTTCAAACACAGCAACTTCTCAAGCTTCGTCAGACAACTCAACACTTAC GGTTTTAGAAAGATAGAGGCAGAGAGATGGGAGTTTGCAAACGAAGGGTTTCTCTTGGGACAGAGACATTTACTGAAGAGCATCAAGAGAAGAGCTTCCTTTGCTTCATCATCGATTATTCAAGATCCTTGCGTAGAGCTTCGTAAGGAGAAGCAACTGCTGTTGATGGAGCTGGCGAGTCTGAGACAGCAGCAACAAACCGCGAGAATTTACATCAAATCCATGGAGCAGAGGATCGAAGGAGCagagaagaaacagagaatGATGATGTCGTTCTTGGCTAGGGCGTTTCAGGGCCCTACGTTTCTGTATCAGCTACTCCAGGAGAGAGACATGAGACTTAAGGAGGTTGAGGTTGAGGTAGAAGAGAGGGAAAGAGGTTCTTCGGTGTCTGAACTTGAGGCTCTGGCTCTGGAGATGCAAGGGTATGGGAGACAGAGGAATGTGAAGGAAGAAGAGGATATGGTGGTCGAGAGAGAGTTGGACGATGGTTTCTGGGAAGAGTTGCTTAGTAATGAGAGTTTGGCTTCTACCTCTTCTAGCTAA
- the LOC106448356 gene encoding zinc finger CCCH domain-containing protein 46 isoform X1, producing MHVYTESPTQGTERPLNDNNYSVHNKTANTLSLYKTITPSLYSNSREREKDMDGYEATRIVLSRIQALDPENASKIMGLLLLQDHGEKEMIRLAFGPETLVHSVIVKTKKELGLMTRSPWRSQEELISPKNNNNRGGSSLNPASLPFYANGGRSLANEFECIDDVNSRAKNLLDSVHARSGGCVLDGLGFGDSDLGFGGVPCSYFARGFCKNGSSCRFIHGDEGAEMVSSPRRFELLRSNSVPPRLAHHFITRSSFVIGDESQNLGRWRSERIDLSAMSSPASRQIYLTFPADSMFREEDVSNYFSNFGPVQDVRIPYQQKRMFGFVTFVYPETVKSILAKGNPHFVCDSRVLVKPYKEKGKVPDKYRTDQTPERKLSPTGLDSSPRDAIGWRGFYNKEQDVLWRSKFEEEILELQLRRLMNLQLLDVKKHFQLNSPTTTTHIHSPNPFSQTLASPRPSPVKGSSKEGYDDDAMNLPERLKDSLPDSPFASPLLLSADNNGSDLWSPSSDNDDNSTPSTLSDSSNSFSCQMPRLLQVEMLSGRGGPTCRVGI from the exons ATGCATGTTTATACTGAAAG TCCAACACAAGGAACAGAGAGACCTCTTAACGACAACAACTACTCTGTACACAACAAGACAGcaaacactctctctctctacaaaaCCATCACTCCTTCTCTCTACTCTaattcaagagagagagagaaagacatGGATGGGTACGAAGCAACTAGGATTGTGCTCTCTAGGATCCAAGCTTTAGACCCAGAAAACGCATCAAAGATCATGGGTCTCCTCCTTCTCCAAGACCACGGCGAGAAAGAGATGATAAGGCTAGCTTTCGGTCCAGAGACTCTTGTTCACTCTGTAATAGTAAAAACCAAGAAAGAGTTAGGTCTCATGACAAGGTCTCCTTGgaggagtcaagaggagttaATTAGCcctaaaaacaacaacaaccgtGGTGGCTCTTCTCTCAACCCTGCTTCTCTGCCCTTCTACGCTAACGGAGGAAGATCTTTGGCCAACGAGTTCGAGTGTATAGACGATGTGAACTCAAGAGCGAAGAACCTTTTGGACTCTGTGCATGCCCGAAGTGGTGGATGCGTGTTGgacggtttagggtttggtgattctgatttagggtttggaggtGTACCATGTTCTTACTTCGCTAGAGGCTTCTGCAAAAACGGAAGTAGCTGCAGATTCATCCACGGTGATGAAGGAGCCGAGATGGTTAGCTCTCCAAGGAGATTCGAGCTTCTTAGGTCTAACTCTGTACCTCCAAGACTTGCTCACCACTTCATCACTCGCTCTTCTTTCGTGATAGGAGATGAGTCACAGAATCTTGGAAGATGGAGGTCTGAGAGGATTGATCTCTCTGCTATGTCGTCTCCAGCTTCCAGACAGATCTATCTGACATTCCCTGCCGACAGTATGTTCAGGGAGGAAGATGTGTCTAATTATTTCAG TAATTTTGGACCAGTTCAAGATGTGAGGATACCATATCAGCAGAAGAGGATGTTTGGGTTTGTGACATTTGTGTACCCTGAGACTGTCAAGAGCATTCTTGCTAAAGGGAATCCTCACTTTGTGTGTGACTCAAGGGTTCTTGTTAAGCCTTACAAGGAGAAAGGCAAAGTCCCTGACAAATACAG AACTGACCAAACACCAGAGCGGAAGCTGTCCCCGACGGGTCTTGATTCTAGCCCCAGGGATGCTATAG GATGGAGAGGGTTTTACAACAAGGAACAAGATGTTTTGTGGAGGAGCAAGTTTGAAGAAGAGATTCTTGAGCTTCAGCTTAGAAGGCTAATGAATCTGCAGCTTCTTGACGTCAAGAAGCATTTCCAACTCAATTCCCCTACTACTACTACACACATTCATTCCCCAAATCCTTTTAGCCAGACACTTGCATCTCCACGTCCATCGCCTGTGAAAGGAAGTTCAAAAGAAGGATATGATGATGACGCAATGAACCTACCAGAGAG GCTGAAGGATAGCTTGCCTGATAGTCCATTTGCGTCGCCCTTACTTCTGTCTGCAGACAACAACGGATCAGATTTGTGGTCACCTTCTTCTGATAATGACGATAACTCTACTCCTTCTACACTCTCTGACTCCTCCAATTCTTTCAGCTGCCAAATGCCTAG GTTGCTGCAAGTTGAGATGTTATCCGGTAGGGGTGGACCGACCTGCCGTGTTGGGATATAA
- the LOC106448356 gene encoding zinc finger CCCH domain-containing protein 46 isoform X2, translated as MHVYTESPTQGTERPLNDNNYSVHNKTANTLSLYKTITPSLYSNSREREKDMDGYEATRIVLSRIQALDPENASKIMGLLLLQDHGEKEMIRLAFGPETLVHSVIVKTKKELGLMTRSPWRSQEELISPKNNNNRGGSSLNPASLPFYANGGRSLANEFECIDDVNSRAKNLLDSVHARSGGCVLDGLGFGDSDLGFGGVPCSYFARGFCKNGSSCRFIHGDEGAEMVSSPRRFELLRSNSVPPRLAHHFITRSSFVIGDESQNLGRWRSERIDLSAMSSPASRQIYLTFPADSMFREEDVSNYFSNFGPVQDVRIPYQQKRMFGFVTFVYPETVKSILAKGNPHFVCDSRVLVKPYKEKGKVPDKYRTDQTPERKLSPTGLDSSPRDAIGWRGFYNKEQDVLWRSKFEEEILELQLRRLMNLQLLDVKKHFQLNSPTTTTHIHSPNPFSQTLASPRPSPVKGSSKEGYDDDAMNLPERLKDSLPDSPFASPLLLSADNNGSDLWSPSSDNDDNSTPSTLSDSSNSFSCQMPRFQDSTTVYVSAIK; from the exons ATGCATGTTTATACTGAAAG TCCAACACAAGGAACAGAGAGACCTCTTAACGACAACAACTACTCTGTACACAACAAGACAGcaaacactctctctctctacaaaaCCATCACTCCTTCTCTCTACTCTaattcaagagagagagagaaagacatGGATGGGTACGAAGCAACTAGGATTGTGCTCTCTAGGATCCAAGCTTTAGACCCAGAAAACGCATCAAAGATCATGGGTCTCCTCCTTCTCCAAGACCACGGCGAGAAAGAGATGATAAGGCTAGCTTTCGGTCCAGAGACTCTTGTTCACTCTGTAATAGTAAAAACCAAGAAAGAGTTAGGTCTCATGACAAGGTCTCCTTGgaggagtcaagaggagttaATTAGCcctaaaaacaacaacaaccgtGGTGGCTCTTCTCTCAACCCTGCTTCTCTGCCCTTCTACGCTAACGGAGGAAGATCTTTGGCCAACGAGTTCGAGTGTATAGACGATGTGAACTCAAGAGCGAAGAACCTTTTGGACTCTGTGCATGCCCGAAGTGGTGGATGCGTGTTGgacggtttagggtttggtgattctgatttagggtttggaggtGTACCATGTTCTTACTTCGCTAGAGGCTTCTGCAAAAACGGAAGTAGCTGCAGATTCATCCACGGTGATGAAGGAGCCGAGATGGTTAGCTCTCCAAGGAGATTCGAGCTTCTTAGGTCTAACTCTGTACCTCCAAGACTTGCTCACCACTTCATCACTCGCTCTTCTTTCGTGATAGGAGATGAGTCACAGAATCTTGGAAGATGGAGGTCTGAGAGGATTGATCTCTCTGCTATGTCGTCTCCAGCTTCCAGACAGATCTATCTGACATTCCCTGCCGACAGTATGTTCAGGGAGGAAGATGTGTCTAATTATTTCAG TAATTTTGGACCAGTTCAAGATGTGAGGATACCATATCAGCAGAAGAGGATGTTTGGGTTTGTGACATTTGTGTACCCTGAGACTGTCAAGAGCATTCTTGCTAAAGGGAATCCTCACTTTGTGTGTGACTCAAGGGTTCTTGTTAAGCCTTACAAGGAGAAAGGCAAAGTCCCTGACAAATACAG AACTGACCAAACACCAGAGCGGAAGCTGTCCCCGACGGGTCTTGATTCTAGCCCCAGGGATGCTATAG GATGGAGAGGGTTTTACAACAAGGAACAAGATGTTTTGTGGAGGAGCAAGTTTGAAGAAGAGATTCTTGAGCTTCAGCTTAGAAGGCTAATGAATCTGCAGCTTCTTGACGTCAAGAAGCATTTCCAACTCAATTCCCCTACTACTACTACACACATTCATTCCCCAAATCCTTTTAGCCAGACACTTGCATCTCCACGTCCATCGCCTGTGAAAGGAAGTTCAAAAGAAGGATATGATGATGACGCAATGAACCTACCAGAGAG GCTGAAGGATAGCTTGCCTGATAGTCCATTTGCGTCGCCCTTACTTCTGTCTGCAGACAACAACGGATCAGATTTGTGGTCACCTTCTTCTGATAATGACGATAACTCTACTCCTTCTACACTCTCTGACTCCTCCAATTCTTTCAGCTGCCAAATGCCTAGGTTTCAAGATTCAACCACGGTTTATGTTTCTGCTATCAAGTAA
- the LOC106448375 gene encoding F-box/WD-40 repeat-containing protein At3g52030 — translation MGITETAGESSARKTRRRAPTSIESLDADILCIIFSFLDLFDLVHCTVVCNSWYAVIKKLKLLQSSCRRMHQVGSTSLEQPREIDVEDFAMKHHKMALLRGRIEIERWEAHSHRFSQCRMKKGLLLTGVGDKVMRLWSLNSYKCMEEYSLPDAASLVDFDFDESKIVGLVGTRISIWRRNGQRSIFPSREGTIPKGLCMRYIDPEAVVGCEDGTARVFDMYSKTCSQIIRTHGGPITCLSLSDNQLFLSGSSLGRVTVSDPLLDQPVAMLKSTITAGGIQTICFNQGSNLAFSGTTAGYVSCWDLRKMRQVWENRVSPNVVYSIQQLKNDTSVMVAGGIDGVLRVVDQKSGRVLSSCIMDDKVSTVLRRQSQVVVEKRRGKRVSQDVEIDKIERKTRPQISCIAMGMKKVVTAHSGKFISVWKFNHS, via the exons atggGGATAACAGAGACCGCCGGCGAATCCTCGGCGAGAAAGACGCGACGAAGAGCACCAACATCGATCGAATCTCTAGACGCCGACATACTATGCatcatcttctcctttctcgATTTATTCGATCTCGTTCACTGTACCGTCGTCTGCAACTCCTG GTATGCTGTcatcaagaagctgaagctgCTACAGTCCTCATGCCGGAGGATGCACCAGGTCGGCTCCACGTCGCTGGAGCAGCCACGCGAGATAGACGTGGAGGATTTCGCGATGAAGCATCACAAGATGGCGTTGCTAAGAGGTCGAATCGAGATTGAGCGGTGGGAAGCTCACTCACACCG ATTCTCTCAGTGTCGAATGAAGAAGGGATTGCTTTTAACTGGTGTAGGTGATAAG GTTATGCGTCTCTGGTCGTTGAATAGTTATAAATGCATGGAGGAATACTCACTTCCTGATGCTGCTTCCTTGGTTGACTTCGATTTTGACGAGAGTAAG attGTTGGATTGGTTGGTACTCGGATTAGCATATGGAGGAGAAATGGACAAAGAAGCATCTTTCCGTCTCGTGAAGGCACCATTCCTAAGGGACTTTGTATGCG TTACATTGACCCAGAAGCTGTAGTTGGATGCGAGGATGGAACAGCTCGTGTATTTGATATGTACAGTAAGACATGTTCTCAGATCATTAG GACTCACGGTGGGCCAATAACGTGCTTATCCTTGAGCGACAATCAACTGTTTCTTAGCGGGTCTTCACTCGGAAGAGTAACAGTATCAGACCCTTTACTAGATCAACCAGTGGCTATGCTTAAATCCACGATAACTGCAGGAG GTATACAGACCATCTGTTTTAACCAAGGCTCCAATCTCGCCTTCTCTGGAACAACCGCTGGATACGTTTCATGCTGGGACCTCAG GAAAATGAGACAGGTGTGGGAAAATCGAGTGAGTCCTAATGTGGTGTACTCAATACAACAGTTAAAGAACGATACATCGGTTATGGTTGCTGGTGGAATAGACGGTGTGCTGCGAGTGGTTGATCAGAAGAGTGGCAGAGTTCTGTCAAGCTGTATAATGGACGACAAAGTTTCAACAGTTCTGAGAAGGCAGAGCCAAGTCGTGGTTGAGAAAAGGAGAGGAAAAAGAGTATCTCAAGATGTCGAGATCGATAAAATCGAAAGGAAAACTCGGCCTCAGATCAGCTGCATAGCAATGGGAATGAAGAAGGTAGTAACAGCTCACAGTGGTAAATTCATAAGCGTATGGAAATTCAATCACTCGTGA
- the BNAA03G41580D gene encoding uncharacterized protein BNAA03G41580D, giving the protein MTQRSNQFKGQQKKKTVALNRHGKSVQNHKGKRYMKPSKTTKELDTDRELTKFINHCHEVKAANAACKEGGQLNILKAESQTDTSKKSTNRQNKC; this is encoded by the exons ATGACGCAGAGGAGCAATCAGTTCAAGGGGCAACAGAAAAAGAAGACTGTTGCTCTTAATCGCCATGGCAAATCCGTTCAAAATCACAAAG GGAAGAGATATATGAAACCGTCCAAGACAACGAAAGAGTTAGACACAGACCGG GAGCTTACCAAGTTCATAAACCATTGCCATGAAGTGAAAGCTGCCAACGCTGCTTGCAAAGAAGGTGGTCAACTTAATATCCTCAAAGCTGAGTCTCAAACTGACACATCCAAGAAGTCTACTAATAGACAAAACAAGtgttaa
- the LOC106448380 gene encoding peptidyl-prolyl cis-trans isomerase FKBP42: MDESPLEQQSQSHEQENEIVTEGSAFGHGEPPSQDGSVPPKVDSPVEVLDEKVSKQIIKEGHGSKPSKYSTCFLHYRAWTKHTQHKFEDTWQEQQPIELVLGKEKKEMTGLAMGVASMKSGERALLHIGWELGYGKDGNFSFPNVPPMADLLYEVEVIGFDETKEGKARSDMTVEERIGAADRRKMDGNNLFKDDKLEEAMQQYEMAIAYMGDDFMFQLYGKYQDMALAVKNPCHLNMAACLIKLKRYDEAIGHCNIVLTEEEKNPKALFRRGKAKAELGQMDSAREDFRKAQKYAPDDNAIRRELRGIAEQEKAVYQKQKEMYKGIFGGGRDESGGKGKSRNWLIMLWQWLVSLFSRILGRNRVKAD; this comes from the exons GGTAGTGCCTTTGGTCATGGTGAGCCTCCTTCTCAAGACGGTAGTGTTCCTCCCAAAGTTGATAGCCCAGTGGAAGTGCTGGATGAGAAAGTCAGTAAGCAGATCATTAAAGAAGGTCATGGCTCCAAACCATCCAAATACTCCACATGCTTCT TGCATTATAGGGCATGGACCAAACACACGCAGCATAAATTTGAGGATACATGGCAAGAGCAGCAACCTATTGAACTGGTTCTAGGAAAAG aaaaaaaagaaatgactGGTTTGGCCATGGGTGTTGCTAGCATGAAATCTGGTGAACGTGCGCTCTTGCATATTGGCTGGGAACTTGGATACGGGAAAGATGGAAACTTTTCTTTTCCCAATGTTCCTCCTATGGCTGACTTGTTGTATGAGGTTGAAGTTATTGGCTTTGATGAAACTAAAGAG GGAAAGGCTCGCAGTGATATGACTGTGGAGGAAAGGATTGGTGCAGCAGACAGAAGGAAAATGGATGGGAATAATCTGTTTAAGGACGATAAACTGGAGGAGGCCATGCAGCAATATGAAATG GCCATTGCATACATGGGGGACGACTTCATGTTTCAGCTATATGGGAAGTACCAGGATATGGCTTTGGCAGTTAAGAACCCATGCCACTTAAACATGGCAGCTTGCTTGATCAAACTGAAACGTTACGATGAAGCAATTGGTCACTGCAACATT GTGTTgacagaagaagagaaaaacccAAAGGCCTTGTTCAGACGAGGGAAGGCCAAGGCAGAGCTAGGACAGATGGATTCAGCTCGTGAAGATTTTCGAAAAGCTCAAAAGTATGCACCTGACGACAATGCGATTAGAAGAGAGCTGCGAGGCATTGCAGAGCAAGAGAAAGCTGTGTACCAAAAGCAAAAAGAGATGTACAAAGGAATATTTGGAGGAGGGAGAGATGAAAGTGGTGGCAAGGGAAAGAGCCGTAACTGGTTGATAATGCTATGGCAGTGGTTGGTGTCCCTTTTCAGCAGAATCTTGGGACGTAACAGGGTTAAAGCAGATTAA